In Amycolatopsis methanolica 239, a single genomic region encodes these proteins:
- a CDS encoding PDR/VanB family oxidoreductase: protein MPEPVFEADVAVVSRRVESDGVVSLELGGADLPAWDPGAHIDVVLPNGLVRQYSLCGEDGRWRIAVLREPDSRGGSAWIHDHAHPGTTLRIRGPRNNFPLLPAPRYLFVAGGVGITPILPMVAAAEAAGADWTLHYGGRSRTSMAFVKDLESYGERVVVTPEDEAGMLDLDAILAPPRESTVVYCCGPAGLIDAVETRCQAWPPGSLHVERFTVVEHGGEAHEFEVELRASGMTVTVPAELSILEAAENAGVRVISSCTEGICGSCETTVLDGEIDHRDSVLDDDERDAGDVMMICVSRSKGARLVLDL from the coding sequence ATGCCTGAGCCGGTGTTCGAGGCGGACGTGGCGGTCGTGTCCCGGCGGGTGGAGTCCGACGGCGTCGTGTCGCTGGAGCTGGGCGGCGCGGATCTGCCCGCGTGGGATCCGGGCGCGCACATCGACGTCGTGCTGCCGAACGGACTGGTGCGGCAGTACTCGCTGTGCGGTGAGGACGGCCGCTGGCGCATCGCGGTCCTGCGTGAACCGGACAGCCGCGGCGGGTCGGCGTGGATCCACGACCACGCGCACCCGGGCACGACCCTGCGGATCCGCGGGCCGCGCAACAACTTCCCGCTGCTGCCCGCGCCGCGATACCTGTTCGTCGCCGGCGGGGTCGGCATCACGCCGATCCTGCCGATGGTGGCCGCGGCGGAGGCCGCCGGCGCGGACTGGACCCTGCACTACGGGGGCCGCAGCCGGACCTCGATGGCGTTCGTCAAGGACCTGGAGTCCTACGGCGAGCGGGTCGTGGTGACGCCCGAGGACGAGGCGGGGATGCTCGACCTGGACGCGATCCTCGCCCCGCCACGGGAATCCACTGTGGTCTACTGCTGCGGTCCGGCCGGGCTGATCGACGCGGTCGAGACCCGGTGCCAGGCCTGGCCGCCCGGTTCGCTGCACGTCGAACGGTTCACCGTGGTCGAGCACGGCGGCGAGGCGCACGAGTTCGAGGTCGAACTGCGGGCCAGCGGGATGACGGTCACCGTGCCCGCGGAGCTGTCGATCCTGGAAGCGGCCGAGAACGCCGGGGTGCGCGTGATCTCCTCGTGCACTGAGGGGATCTGCGGCTCCTGCGAGACGACCGTGCTGGACGGCGAGATCGACCACCGCGACTCGGTCCTCGACGACGACGAGCGCGACGCCGGCGACGTGATGATGATCTGCGTGTCACGTTCGAAGGGCGCCCGCCTGGTCCTCGACCTCTGA
- a CDS encoding ABC transporter permease: MSTPLILVVFFLLWDVFVRVNGMSELVLPRPGTVFASLGELVTTGDTWYHARVTAIETISGFAIALVAGVAAGVVLGKVRWMERSLRPLIVASQVVPKVALIPLFVIWFGFGITSKVIMAAMLAFFPIMLNVQLGVRSVEAGQRDVMRSLNANRWQTFNHLEFKSTLPYVFAGMEVGIVLAIIGTIVGEYLGGSEGLGYLVVRTLNALDAPALFAVIILLSVLGLLLYFVVNGLKRFFIPWHESVYSMRETNA; this comes from the coding sequence GTGAGCACCCCGCTCATCCTGGTCGTGTTCTTCCTGCTGTGGGACGTGTTCGTGCGCGTCAACGGCATGTCGGAGCTGGTGCTGCCGCGGCCGGGCACCGTGTTCGCGAGCCTCGGCGAGCTGGTCACCACCGGCGACACCTGGTACCACGCGCGGGTCACCGCGATCGAGACGATCAGCGGGTTCGCGATCGCCCTGGTCGCCGGGGTCGCGGCTGGCGTCGTGCTGGGCAAGGTGCGGTGGATGGAGCGCAGCCTGCGGCCGCTGATCGTGGCTTCCCAGGTGGTGCCGAAGGTGGCGCTGATCCCGCTGTTCGTGATCTGGTTCGGCTTCGGCATCACCTCGAAGGTGATCATGGCCGCGATGCTGGCGTTCTTCCCGATCATGCTCAACGTGCAGCTGGGCGTCCGCTCGGTCGAGGCGGGGCAGCGGGACGTGATGCGCAGCCTCAACGCGAACCGGTGGCAGACGTTCAACCACCTGGAGTTCAAGAGCACGCTGCCGTACGTGTTCGCCGGCATGGAGGTCGGGATCGTGCTGGCCATCATCGGCACCATCGTGGGGGAGTACCTCGGCGGCAGCGAGGGGCTGGGCTACCTGGTGGTGCGCACGCTCAACGCGCTCGACGCGCCCGCGTTGTTCGCGGTGATCATCCTGTTGTCGGTGCTGGGGCTGCTGCTGTACTTCGTGGTCAACGGCCTGAAGCGGTTCTTCATCCCGTGGCACGAGTCCGTCTACAGCATGCGGGAGACCAATGCCTGA
- a CDS encoding ABC transporter ATP-binding protein: MSAHHAETLTAAPRQAAPPKLELAGVGKEFRSKRATTRALHDITLTISDGEFVSVIGRSGCGKTTLLRTLAGLQSPSEGQILVEGRSLWNGSRVDSSVVSELGVVFQDANLFPWYSVADNIALPLKLRGAGKRERRERAHELAKLVGLAGFEKSYPRELSGGMRQRVAIARALSTRPKLLLMDEPFGALDALTRERMNAELQRIALATKATVVFVTHDITEAVFLGDRVVQLSPRPGRISEIRMVDFPKPRDFDVQTEPEFGRIVRELRHALDRQE; this comes from the coding sequence ATGTCCGCGCACCACGCCGAGACGCTCACCGCGGCCCCGCGGCAGGCCGCACCGCCGAAGCTGGAGCTCGCCGGTGTCGGCAAGGAGTTCCGGTCCAAACGCGCCACTACCCGCGCCCTGCATGACATCACGCTGACGATCAGCGATGGCGAGTTCGTGTCCGTGATCGGCCGCTCCGGCTGCGGCAAGACGACCCTGCTGCGCACCCTCGCGGGGCTGCAGAGCCCGTCCGAGGGGCAGATCCTCGTCGAGGGCCGGTCGCTGTGGAACGGGTCCAGAGTGGACTCCTCCGTGGTGTCCGAACTCGGCGTGGTCTTCCAGGACGCCAACCTGTTCCCGTGGTACTCGGTCGCCGACAACATCGCGCTGCCCCTGAAGCTGCGGGGCGCGGGCAAGCGTGAACGCCGGGAACGGGCCCACGAGCTGGCGAAGCTGGTGGGGCTGGCCGGGTTCGAGAAGTCCTACCCGCGCGAGCTGTCCGGCGGGATGCGGCAGCGCGTGGCTATCGCGCGGGCGCTGTCCACGCGGCCGAAACTGCTGCTGATGGACGAGCCGTTCGGCGCGCTGGACGCGCTGACCCGGGAGCGGATGAACGCCGAGCTGCAACGGATCGCGCTCGCCACCAAGGCGACCGTCGTGTTCGTCACCCACGACATCACCGAGGCGGTGTTCCTCGGCGACCGGGTGGTGCAGCTGAGCCCGCGGCCGGGCCGCATCAGCGAGATCCGCATGGTGGACTTCCCCAAGCCGCGTGATTTCGACGTCCAGACCGAGCCGGAGTTCGGCAGGATCGTGCGCGAGCTGCGGCACGCCCTCGACAGGCAGGAGTGA
- a CDS encoding ABC transporter substrate-binding protein, whose translation MSTPSPSPSLPRRAFLRRSALTAAAVAAGPAVLSACGAGPAAGGGGSGTATFLSILPLETLSMSPELLAVAGGHFARHGLDVTLQEVKGSPQATQTLIAGVGVVARLGQIDLMTAVAESNQPLVNIGTLCRGSAVRVVYSKQAPLEKPQDFVGKTIGVSSEGGTSSKIVSLVLANSGLDPKSTPRQVTGLTPGTFNLVQQGRIAGYVVSIDTANIVQSQHADAGVFDPGTVVKSDSQIYVTTADVIAKHPDTLRAFMAGIRDAVAEYVADQDFGKTIGTLRGKYSFATLDDDAIARKSLGMMRDLWTGKDPSRPLLVTDPAAWTAGYDELTRAGQAKPGGDAARWFDNSFLPATTT comes from the coding sequence GTGTCCACTCCATCGCCGAGTCCATCGTTGCCCCGGCGGGCATTCCTGAGGCGTTCCGCGCTGACCGCGGCGGCCGTGGCCGCCGGGCCGGCCGTGTTGTCCGCGTGCGGCGCCGGCCCGGCGGCGGGCGGGGGCGGCAGCGGAACGGCGACCTTCCTGAGCATCCTGCCGCTGGAAACCCTGTCCATGTCCCCGGAGCTGCTCGCCGTCGCGGGCGGCCACTTCGCGCGGCATGGGCTGGACGTCACGCTGCAGGAGGTCAAGGGATCGCCGCAGGCCACGCAGACCCTGATCGCCGGTGTCGGCGTGGTCGCGCGGCTCGGGCAGATCGACCTGATGACCGCGGTCGCCGAATCGAACCAGCCGCTGGTGAACATCGGCACGCTGTGCCGCGGTTCCGCGGTGCGCGTCGTCTACAGCAAGCAGGCCCCGCTGGAGAAGCCGCAGGACTTCGTCGGCAAGACCATTGGGGTCAGCTCCGAGGGCGGCACCAGCAGCAAGATCGTGTCGCTGGTGCTGGCCAACTCCGGGCTGGACCCCAAGAGCACGCCACGCCAGGTCACCGGGCTCACCCCGGGCACGTTCAACCTGGTGCAGCAGGGCCGGATCGCCGGGTACGTGGTCAGCATCGACACCGCGAACATCGTGCAGTCGCAGCACGCGGACGCGGGCGTGTTCGACCCGGGCACCGTGGTGAAGTCCGATTCGCAGATCTACGTCACCACGGCCGACGTGATCGCCAAGCACCCCGACACGTTGCGGGCGTTCATGGCCGGGATCCGCGATGCGGTCGCGGAGTACGTGGCCGACCAGGACTTCGGCAAGACGATCGGGACGCTGCGCGGCAAGTACTCCTTCGCCACGCTCGACGACGACGCGATCGCGCGCAAGAGCCTCGGCATGATGCGTGACCTGTGGACGGGCAAGGACCCGTCGCGGCCCCTGCTGGTCACCGACCCGGCCGCGTGGACCGCCGGCTACGACGAGCTGACCAGGGCGGGCCAGGCCAAGCCTGGCGGCGACGCCGCCAGGTGGTTCGACAACAGCTTCCTGCCTGCCACCACCACCTGA
- a CDS encoding Rieske (2Fe-2S) protein, producing MRIVVSRLDDFPPGERRIVQAGRRSIGVFRVGDRFYALNNHCPHQGGPLCLGATQPWLTSAAPGEVRQDDGDSLVACPWHGWEYDLETGQSFLGPDEPPARTYDVSVERGKNGRIPGPYVAETYPVHVEDAYVVVDTSGGARPGDKGGDR from the coding sequence ATGAGGATCGTGGTGTCCCGGCTCGACGACTTCCCGCCGGGAGAGCGCCGGATCGTGCAGGCCGGCCGGCGGTCGATCGGGGTTTTCCGGGTCGGAGACCGTTTCTACGCATTGAACAACCACTGCCCGCACCAGGGCGGCCCGCTCTGCCTCGGGGCCACCCAGCCGTGGCTGACCTCCGCCGCGCCCGGTGAGGTCCGGCAGGACGACGGCGACTCGCTCGTCGCCTGCCCCTGGCACGGCTGGGAGTACGACCTCGAGACCGGGCAGTCGTTCCTCGGGCCGGACGAACCGCCTGCCCGCACCTACGACGTGTCGGTCGAGCGCGGCAAGAACGGGCGCATCCCCGGCCCGTACGTCGCCGAGACGTACCCGGTGCACGTGGAGGACGCCTACGTGGTCGTGGACACCAGCGGCGGAGCACGCCCTGGCGACAAGGGAGGTGACCGGTGA
- a CDS encoding amidohydrolase family protein produces MTSTAIAGRPGSTPGRTGYTIVDTDIHPAAPAAAIRERLPEKHRARWDLFGSRVPGPPEIYPRVRNAGFRLDSWPEGGPPGSDLGMIRDQLLDEFGVTHGILIPLQSHSWGAEEPEYAAALCRALNEWQIETLLEPEPRLRGSIAIPIEAPDLAAEEIRRHAGDPRFVQVLLSTGGELGFGRRRYWPIYEAAAEAGLPVAAHTGGLEMHRGAGWPSFYLEEHVWNGNLMAAFVTGILCEGVLDRLPDLKVICVEGGIAWAGPLMWALDDAWEQLRGDVPHLVKPPSEYIRERFWFTTQPIEEPDDPRDLDKALAHLGMDERIMFASDYPHWDFDSPRHAPRLFPAALREGVMGVNACRLYGLPEAS; encoded by the coding sequence GTGACCAGCACTGCCATCGCCGGGCGGCCCGGCAGCACGCCCGGCCGCACGGGCTACACCATCGTCGACACCGACATCCATCCGGCGGCCCCGGCCGCCGCCATCCGGGAGCGGCTGCCGGAGAAGCACCGCGCGCGGTGGGACCTGTTCGGCAGCCGGGTGCCGGGTCCGCCGGAGATCTACCCGCGGGTCCGCAATGCGGGCTTCCGGCTGGACTCCTGGCCCGAGGGCGGGCCGCCGGGCAGCGACCTGGGGATGATCCGGGACCAGCTGCTCGACGAGTTCGGCGTCACCCACGGCATCTTGATCCCGCTGCAGAGCCACAGCTGGGGCGCCGAGGAACCGGAGTACGCCGCCGCGCTGTGCCGGGCGCTCAACGAGTGGCAGATCGAGACGCTGCTCGAGCCGGAACCCCGGCTGCGCGGGTCGATCGCCATCCCGATCGAGGCGCCCGACCTCGCGGCCGAGGAGATCCGGCGGCACGCCGGCGACCCGCGGTTCGTGCAGGTGCTGCTGTCCACCGGCGGGGAGCTCGGGTTCGGGCGCCGCCGGTACTGGCCGATCTACGAGGCCGCGGCCGAGGCCGGGCTGCCGGTCGCGGCGCACACCGGCGGGCTGGAGATGCACCGCGGCGCCGGGTGGCCGTCGTTCTACCTCGAAGAGCACGTGTGGAACGGCAACCTGATGGCCGCGTTCGTCACCGGGATCCTCTGCGAGGGCGTCCTGGACCGGCTGCCGGACCTGAAGGTGATCTGCGTGGAGGGCGGCATCGCCTGGGCCGGGCCGTTGATGTGGGCGCTGGACGACGCGTGGGAGCAGCTGCGCGGCGACGTGCCGCACCTGGTCAAGCCGCCGTCGGAGTACATCCGCGAGCGGTTCTGGTTCACCACGCAGCCGATCGAGGAGCCCGACGACCCGCGCGACCTCGACAAGGCGCTGGCCCACCTCGGGATGGACGAGCGGATCATGTTCGCCTCCGACTACCCGCACTGGGACTTCGACTCCCCGCGGCACGCGCCGCGCCTGTTCCCCGCCGCGCTGCGCGAAGGCGTCATGGGCGTCAACGCGTGCCGGCTTTACGGTCTGCCGGAGGCCTCATGA
- a CDS encoding amidohydrolase family protein, with amino-acid sequence MTAAVGTTRIDAEIHCGPSSLNDLVPYLEPYWRGYVLEGGLMLSPHQGGAYPPAAPTSATPAARAAGLTPAHDAAAVRAGLLDGLRAAILVCTTSFHCNRNPYYEAALTRAINDWLVAEWLSTDDRLRASMVVPTLDAEAAAAEIERIGDHPGIVQVLLPVRTDAPWGNKRHRPILRAAAERGLVVGLHAWGRIGNAPTSTGLTHTYLEDYVGNSQMLVQAQLTSLVAEGVFAELPDLRVALLECGFSWLPALLWRFDKDWKGVWREVPWLGAKPSEVVARHIRLTTAPAQLPRDPAQVREALDMVGAGSMLMHASDHPHDHGGSGQRLLDALTPAEAEAVLAGNAAAWYGI; translated from the coding sequence ATGACCGCCGCGGTCGGCACCACCCGCATCGACGCCGAAATCCACTGTGGACCGTCGTCGCTGAACGACCTGGTGCCCTACCTGGAACCCTACTGGCGCGGCTACGTGCTGGAGGGCGGCCTGATGCTGTCCCCGCACCAGGGCGGCGCCTATCCCCCGGCGGCGCCCACCAGCGCCACCCCGGCCGCGCGGGCCGCGGGCCTGACCCCCGCCCACGACGCGGCGGCGGTGCGGGCCGGCCTGCTCGACGGGCTGCGGGCGGCGATCCTGGTGTGCACGACGTCGTTCCACTGCAACCGCAACCCCTACTACGAAGCGGCGCTCACCCGCGCGATCAACGACTGGCTGGTCGCGGAGTGGCTGAGCACCGACGACCGGCTGCGCGCCAGCATGGTGGTGCCGACGCTGGACGCCGAGGCCGCCGCCGCCGAGATCGAACGGATCGGCGACCACCCGGGGATCGTGCAGGTGCTGCTGCCGGTGCGCACGGACGCGCCGTGGGGCAACAAGCGGCACCGGCCGATCCTGCGGGCCGCCGCCGAACGCGGCCTGGTGGTCGGCCTGCACGCGTGGGGCCGGATCGGGAACGCGCCCACCAGCACCGGCCTGACCCACACCTACCTCGAGGACTACGTGGGCAACTCGCAGATGCTCGTGCAGGCCCAGCTCACCAGCCTGGTCGCCGAGGGGGTCTTCGCGGAACTGCCGGACCTGCGGGTCGCCCTGCTGGAGTGCGGGTTCTCCTGGCTGCCCGCGCTGCTGTGGCGGTTCGACAAGGACTGGAAGGGCGTGTGGCGCGAGGTGCCGTGGCTGGGCGCGAAACCGTCGGAGGTGGTGGCGCGGCACATCCGGCTGACCACCGCGCCCGCGCAGCTGCCGCGGGACCCCGCGCAGGTGCGGGAGGCGCTGGACATGGTCGGCGCCGGCTCGATGCTGATGCACGCCAGCGACCACCCGCACGACCACGGCGGCAGCGGGCAGCGGCTGCTCGACGCGCTGACCCCGGCCGAGGCGGAGGCGGTGCTCGCGGGCAACGCGGCGGCCTGGTACGGGATCTGA
- a CDS encoding alpha/beta fold hydrolase has translation MFDGFTCQDVATPAGGRVRVRVGGSGPPVLLLHGYPQTSAMWHLVAPELARDHTVIAADLPGYGDSVAPGADLAAFGKRAMARELVSVMGRLGFRRFAVAGHDRGGRCAYRLALDHPDAVTALAVLDILPTADVLATVDAEFARSAWHWFFLAQPGDLPERLIAADPDAFFLRGADGIFAEPALRAYRAAYRRPSVVHAMCQDYRAGATVDRVDDEADRGRRRIACPTLVLWGAAGPLGRTDDVLAVWRPWAPRVTGLALDCGHYLAEERPAETARALREFLSATRQDP, from the coding sequence GTGTTCGACGGGTTCACCTGCCAGGACGTGGCGACGCCCGCGGGCGGGCGCGTCCGGGTGCGCGTCGGCGGCAGCGGCCCGCCGGTGCTGTTGCTGCACGGCTACCCGCAGACCTCGGCCATGTGGCACCTGGTCGCGCCCGAGCTGGCCCGGGACCACACGGTGATCGCCGCGGACCTGCCCGGTTACGGGGACAGCGTGGCGCCGGGCGCGGACCTGGCGGCGTTCGGCAAGCGGGCGATGGCGCGCGAGCTGGTCTCGGTGATGGGCCGGCTCGGGTTCCGCCGCTTCGCCGTCGCCGGGCACGACCGGGGCGGGCGCTGTGCCTACCGGCTCGCGCTCGACCACCCGGACGCGGTGACCGCGCTGGCCGTGCTGGACATCCTGCCCACGGCCGACGTGCTGGCCACGGTGGACGCCGAGTTCGCCAGGTCAGCGTGGCACTGGTTCTTCCTCGCCCAGCCGGGTGACCTGCCGGAACGGTTGATCGCCGCGGACCCGGACGCGTTCTTCCTGCGCGGCGCGGACGGGATCTTCGCCGAGCCCGCGCTGCGCGCCTACCGGGCGGCCTACCGGCGGCCGTCGGTCGTGCACGCGATGTGCCAGGACTACCGTGCGGGCGCCACCGTGGACCGGGTCGACGACGAAGCCGACCGGGGCCGTCGGCGGATCGCCTGCCCCACGCTGGTGCTGTGGGGTGCGGCCGGACCACTCGGGAGGACCGATGACGTGCTCGCCGTGTGGCGGCCGTGGGCCCCGCGGGTCACCGGTCTGGCGCTGGACTGCGGCCACTACCTCGCCGAGGAGCGTCCCGCCGAGACCGCCAGGGCGTTGCGGGAGTTCCTTTCCGCCACACGACAAGATCCTTGA
- a CDS encoding LysR family transcriptional regulator produces MSLASLDLNLLVFLRELLRERNVTRAAERVGVSQPTASAALSRLRRHFDDQLLIRSRGSYVLSPLAAQLAGQVEPLCASLERLFATTPGFDPESSEREFTLLMPDYVLAAYGEQLSAAMYAAAPNIRMHVRVVRERLPADIPEALRVIDAMICAAKPELHAPGINSLELFRDRWVCVVSADNPVGDRLELSDLERLPWVVPHHPDGGYPATSPLGPLMARLSTRPRVAVRVDSYQATPYFIAGTDRIAVMQRRLTRYLAGRSDLRILECPGDPPPIVEIMWWDERKEHDEAHRWLRQVARQAARRSEGP; encoded by the coding sequence TTGTCGTTGGCGAGTCTGGACCTGAACCTCCTGGTGTTCCTGCGTGAGCTGCTGCGTGAGCGCAACGTGACCCGGGCGGCCGAGCGGGTCGGGGTGAGCCAGCCGACGGCCAGCGCGGCGCTGTCCCGGCTGCGCCGCCACTTCGACGACCAGCTGCTGATCCGGTCCCGCGGCTCGTACGTGCTGTCCCCGCTGGCGGCGCAGCTGGCCGGGCAGGTGGAGCCGTTGTGCGCCAGCCTGGAGCGGTTGTTCGCCACCACGCCGGGGTTCGACCCGGAGTCCTCGGAGCGCGAGTTCACCCTGCTGATGCCGGACTACGTGCTCGCCGCCTACGGGGAGCAGCTGTCGGCGGCGATGTACGCCGCGGCGCCGAACATCCGGATGCACGTGCGGGTGGTGCGGGAGCGGCTGCCGGCCGACATCCCGGAGGCGCTGCGTGTCATCGACGCGATGATCTGCGCCGCCAAGCCCGAGCTGCACGCGCCGGGGATCAACTCGCTGGAGCTGTTCCGGGACCGCTGGGTGTGCGTGGTGTCCGCCGACAACCCGGTCGGCGACCGGCTGGAGCTGTCCGACCTGGAGCGGCTGCCGTGGGTGGTGCCACACCACCCGGACGGCGGTTACCCGGCCACTTCGCCGCTGGGGCCGCTGATGGCGAGGCTGTCCACGCGCCCGCGGGTGGCGGTGCGGGTGGACAGCTACCAGGCGACGCCGTACTTCATCGCCGGGACCGACCGGATCGCGGTCATGCAGCGGCGGCTGACTCGCTACCTGGCCGGCCGGTCGGACCTGCGGATCCTGGAGTGTCCGGGCGACCCGCCGCCCATCGTGGAGATCATGTGGTGGGACGAGCGCAAGGAACACGACGAGGCGCACCGCTGGCTGCGGCAGGTGGCCCGGCAGGCGGCGCGGCGGTCGGAGGGTCCGTGA
- a CDS encoding TMEM175 family protein: MSGRPRPAERLVFFSDAVVAIAMTLLVLPLVDSVPGLLGDGRPAAAAISENGWEIASFLLTFVVIAHQWLSHHHLFEQIRYVDVVLVWLNIAWLLTVAVLPFPTEVTGAYGADRFAVLFYIGTVLANTLCLTAMTLYVRRTRGLAHDASMIDGRWVFGSVGASAALVLAFALSALVPAAGYYSLLLLFVPPQLARFRYR, translated from the coding sequence GTGAGCGGCCGGCCGCGACCAGCCGAGCGGCTCGTCTTCTTCTCCGACGCCGTGGTCGCGATCGCGATGACGCTCCTGGTGCTCCCCCTCGTCGACTCGGTGCCTGGATTGCTGGGCGACGGACGGCCCGCGGCCGCGGCGATCAGCGAGAACGGCTGGGAGATCGCCAGCTTCCTGCTCACCTTCGTGGTGATCGCCCACCAGTGGCTGAGCCACCACCACCTGTTCGAGCAGATCCGGTACGTCGACGTGGTTCTGGTGTGGCTGAACATCGCGTGGCTGCTGACCGTCGCGGTGCTGCCGTTCCCGACCGAAGTGACCGGCGCCTACGGCGCGGACCGGTTCGCGGTGTTGTTCTACATCGGCACGGTGCTGGCCAACACGCTGTGCCTCACGGCGATGACGCTGTACGTCCGGCGCACCCGCGGCCTGGCCCACGACGCCTCGATGATCGACGGGCGCTGGGTGTTCGGCTCGGTGGGCGCCTCCGCCGCCCTGGTCCTGGCGTTCGCGCTGTCCGCGCTGGTGCCCGCCGCCGGCTACTACTCGCTGCTGCTGTTGTTCGTCCCGCCGCAGCTGGCCCGGTTCCGCTACCGCTGA
- a CDS encoding DUF899 domain-containing protein, translating to MRTPPIVSRQEWQAAWEELLVKEKELTHAKDAMAAARRRMPWTEVDRDYRFDGPDGPVDLLGLFDGRRQLIVYRAFLEPGVHGWPAHACVGCSMVADQVAHLAHLNARDTTLVFASRAPQPDIARVTARMDWTMPWYTILDDFDTDFGVAEYHGTNAFIRDGDRVFRTYFVNNRGDEAIGGTWSYLDITALGRQETWEDSPEGYPQTPPYEWWHWHDDYPARQPSV from the coding sequence ATGAGGACACCCCCGATCGTCTCGCGACAGGAGTGGCAGGCCGCGTGGGAGGAGCTCCTGGTCAAGGAGAAGGAGCTGACCCACGCGAAGGACGCGATGGCCGCCGCGCGCCGTCGCATGCCGTGGACCGAGGTGGACCGGGACTACCGGTTCGACGGCCCGGACGGGCCGGTGGACCTGCTCGGCCTGTTCGACGGGCGCCGCCAGCTGATCGTCTACCGGGCGTTCCTCGAACCCGGCGTGCACGGCTGGCCCGCACACGCGTGCGTCGGCTGCTCGATGGTGGCCGACCAGGTCGCGCACCTCGCCCACCTCAACGCCCGGGACACCACGCTGGTGTTCGCCTCACGCGCGCCGCAGCCCGACATCGCGCGGGTCACGGCGCGGATGGACTGGACGATGCCCTGGTACACCATCCTGGACGACTTCGACACCGACTTCGGGGTGGCCGAATACCACGGCACCAACGCCTTCATCCGCGACGGCGACCGCGTGTTCCGCACCTACTTCGTCAACAACCGCGGCGACGAGGCGATCGGCGGCACCTGGAGCTACCTCGACATCACGGCGCTGGGCAGGCAGGAGACGTGGGAGGACTCGCCGGAGGGATATCCGCAGACGCCGCCCTACGAGTGGTGGCACTGGCACGACGACTACCCGGCGCGTCAGCCGTCGGTCTGA
- a CDS encoding ArsR/SmtB family transcription factor translates to MQRDAEAVAEQVFAALADPTRRAILAELAAQGPATATDLAGRLPITRQGVAKHLALLAEAGLVTAEPGERRRVRYHLRTAPMQVTQQFLAALARDWDNPLAKLRDHLDGTA, encoded by the coding sequence ATGCAGCGTGATGCCGAGGCCGTCGCCGAGCAGGTCTTCGCCGCGCTGGCCGATCCGACGCGGCGGGCGATCCTGGCCGAGCTGGCCGCGCAGGGCCCGGCCACGGCCACCGACCTCGCCGGCCGCCTGCCGATCACCCGGCAGGGCGTTGCCAAGCACCTCGCCCTGCTCGCCGAGGCCGGGCTCGTCACGGCCGAGCCGGGCGAGCGGCGGCGGGTCCGCTACCACCTCCGGACGGCCCCGATGCAGGTGACGCAACAGTTCCTGGCCGCGCTCGCCCGGGACTGGGACAACCCGCTCGCGAAACTGCGCGACCACCTGGACGGCACAGCGTGA
- a CDS encoding SRPBCC domain-containing protein has product MAFPDRIERVVELGHPPAKVWAALTTAEGLGTWFGQEASIDLRPGGAGELKWDNGFRQYLRVERVEEPRVFGFTWRIYGLPDDDPRRTYVEFTLEPAGAGTRLTVVETGFAQLPDDTHREAFGGNTGGWARELDELAGYLDAA; this is encoded by the coding sequence ATGGCGTTCCCGGACCGCATCGAGCGCGTCGTCGAGCTCGGCCACCCGCCCGCGAAGGTGTGGGCCGCGCTCACCACCGCCGAGGGGCTCGGCACCTGGTTCGGCCAGGAGGCGTCGATCGACCTGCGCCCTGGTGGCGCGGGGGAGCTGAAGTGGGACAACGGTTTCCGCCAGTACCTGCGCGTCGAGCGGGTCGAGGAGCCGCGTGTCTTCGGCTTCACCTGGCGGATCTATGGCCTGCCCGACGACGACCCGCGCCGGACCTACGTGGAGTTCACCCTCGAACCGGCAGGCGCGGGCACGCGGCTCACCGTCGTGGAGACCGGGTTCGCCCAGCTGCCGGACGACACGCACCGCGAGGCCTTCGGCGGCAACACCGGGGGCTGGGCGCGGGAACTGGACGAACTGGCCGGCTACCTCGATGCAGCGTGA